cgagagtggatgatcctttattggcACTCAATTgtcttcgtaaggttggctgtcattcccaatgatcatctgtactagatctgaaacttccaaacctataagtctggtatcaaagaatgaagtactcaaacaagacatccttgatgtcttaagTCGAATGGCCAAATACACTACTGAAACTACAGAAACGTTGtttgacgatgaggtatcattaaccgtccagcatttcgtaaacggatcatttagtgaactcattctccaatgagcacctgtactatatccctagtgtccccacacaagcagctatgagaccagctgcctccatcaaTCATATGAATCGGTATATAGTACACCGATCTGTCTGATTACCTCGATGTCCTTCtcaagtaacttatgaccaggaatatttaggatttatatttaaaggagaattggtctcattatcatgatctcatcgtgatacaattctcattgcacagattcaagggcatcacaatatattcatcatataatatgaagtgagaaaatatcattattaatattaacaAAAAAAGATTGTgcatatcatcactcacgtgattgacttgtatggCACCTGTAACTAGCAGTTGCCTCGTATAGTTATTTGAGGAATAGAGATTATTTTACTCATGGTTTGTTTTACCGGATTATACTTGTGTATCGACCAGTCGTCGGTATGGTACATACCaatgtaccgacacatggtatggtGAGATGTACCGATAGACCAATATGTACTATCCATATTGGTCTCCtattggaccggtatgtaccgcccataccgaactATATACCGTGATATGGCGAACCTTGATTTTACCTATCTAGAATCTTCAACTCTGCATGAAATATTTGTAATTGGAACTTATCAATATGTAGGCCCATGAATGATCTTTGCTCAAGCTATAAATATTTCTTCCGTAGGTTCTCTTGTATATCTCTATCTCTTTTCTAATTAAAGGTCAGATCACCATAAAACTGTGAATTACTCCTTGAGAAGGTGTTTATCAAAAGGTTTATGATTGTGTGGCAAGCTGTGCTTAATTTTTTTATAGAGCTCTCAGGCATTGGTTAAAATGATTGTCTTGCTTAGTGTCGGGCAATTTATGTGATTCCTAAATCTTGTCATCAACCAATTTGACATACATATGAAATAGTGTTTAAAATATGATGTAGGAAATTAAATGAGGCATTCAAATGAAATGTAAATTAATGTGGTTAGACAGATTTCTTATCCATCTCTTCTAAATCTTCTTAAGCAATCCTCATGACCATGATTCCCAATGGGTTTCTTCcagtttttattttctattcattTTACCTTGGACAAGTTATCATCCTATTAGATCTTCCCacctattaatttttttctttttgggccTTTTGCAATGCCAACATGAGCATCTAATCGGTAAGATGTCCTTGTCTTATAAATTACTAAAACTTTGTTACAAAATTTCATCTAATCATGCAAGATGAATCTTTAGTTCATCAGCCTAACTGTTTTGCTCTTCCAAATCAAGAATTGTTCATCAATCCCAAGAAAATTTTCTCACTACATTCTCTTTTGTGTTCAAATTATTTTTGTGTTcaaattatatttcttttttctctAGATTGTTTTTATTCAGAAGAAATAATGAATTGGTACCAACCTCCTAGGGGTTTTCGGTAGTAAGCATTTCtggttaaaaaataaattttctgccAATATTTTAGGATTTCATATGAAGCTGCATAATCTTCTGCTGCTTTATGCACTGAAAAGCAATCCCTTTTCATACCCCATCTCTGTACACTtcactttagattttttttttctgtaaaacatgaattcctttttttttcaatatCTATTTTCTGATTTGTGTAAGTACACATTCATATGAGTTCAGTTGTACTTTTCCTCTCTGTTACAACTTTAGCCCCATATTTTCTTGTATTTCCTTCTTGACCTTTTCTGGGTAATAATGTTCTGTTTAGGACGAATGATATTAGTTGTCCTATAAGCTACTGAATCCTTTTTCTAAATTATATTTATGTAAACTTGTGGAGATTGATGAATTTTACTAGGGCATTTTCTCAAAATACTATTTCCTTTTAAATGTGTTACACTGCCTTTGCAGAAAGGGATGCATAGTGCTGAAGAAGTTCAATTGCGAAAAGAAATCAAACAACTTTTAAAAGAGGCTAGCTCCTTGTCAACGTAGGTGTTCAAACATCTCCAACGAGGTTGTCTTACAGTTTTACAATAATTCAAATATAGTCACTTTATAGTTTGAGTATATTTTCTGGTAGCACTTTATGGTATGTCAATTTAGATATTATGTGCGGTCTGTAACACTTCTGTTATAATGCTTATTTAGAAATGCATCTATCGCATACATtacgatgatgatgattattcttttccttttactGCAGGCCCTCAACCTTTGCTCAGTCTGCAAAGCTCAGACGATTGGCTGCAGCCAAGGAAAAGGAGCTACTAAGAAGTATTTATACAGTAACAACTTGGATTATGTGAATTAGTTGTTATTTATCCTACTCAATTAGAATAACAACTTGCAGGCTTACGAACTATCTATTTGTGGTGCTACCTAGAAGAATTTTTCATATTACTTTGACATGATGACCCTGTATTCTCCAGTCAAATCAGTCAATCAACTCCTTCACTTGGATCTATCTAAAAGTTTTTTGTGTCTCTAGAGTATTTTGTACACAATGATGAAGCTTAGCAAACTTCATACTTGATCAGTTTTTGGGATGATATGCATCAGCCATTTACATGCTAGACAGTTTTATATGTTACCTGACTGCATATTAAATTAATATACTATCTTATGTTTTATTATTCTTAATAATCTGACTGTATTTCTGTGGCTTGTTTCATTTTGTTAGTAAATGAACTCTTATGTTCGTAGATATAGTTTGTTGTTAGATCAGTATTGGATTTGGTGATAGTTTTATTTCTTTTGTATTCACGTTCTGAATTGGACTCTTCTTGTCAttatattaaaaagatatttggTCTATTGAAGAAATTATTCAAGTTATTTTATCAAAAGGAGTTGGATGTTTTTACTAATGAACAATTCTGTGCTTCTTTTCTTCCATCTTTCATGACTTCTACTTCTGCGACATCAAGTCTCGAGTCTATTTCCTTTCACTTTTCCTTCTACTTCTCTCTACTACACATATTGAGTAACTCACCCAACCTTTTCTTCTTAACAAAGCAATTTATTTCgcaagtttacaacaacatacctaTTGCTTGTATCATCTCTTAAATTCATCTTTACTGTTGGGGCTACGGCATCTGTAGAATGTTAGATTGCATATAAGAATGATTTTGTATTAGAAGCAAGGATATACCTGACATTGGCATTGTGTTTGATCTAGGCCTTTGCGTCATAGATAGGAAATGACGTTGCAGTTTTCTGCTTCTGTTATTGATTTATTCATTTTCTGCTAAGTGCTAAGAAAGTTGGTTATTTTTACAAGATCATAGCGATGATGGTGGGGaagagttggatttgaaagttgtTTGCTTATATTTTTACCTCGTATTCATGGAGTTCTTTCCTTACCTTGATTTTTGTTTACCATATTAATCCATTAGGACCTGTTACCTAAAATTCCCTCACAATCTTTCTGACTGTTTGTTTCTTACAGACTGTAATGTTCTTGATTGATGATTAAGTCTTGCATGTAGCTCACAGAGTTATGGTGgtcattttttttttactatttgctTGTTGCATTCTTCCACGATCCTCAAATATCTATTGCTTCTTATATATGtgggatataaaataatcaagatTGTGTAATGGTTTTCTAAAcaatttcttttacttaattaaTGCACATGCAGAACAAGAGGAGCACAGGAAGGAGAAATCATGGTTTTACGAGTTGTGTGGGAGGGTCCTGCTGGTTATCAAGGTAAAATGAGTTTTCATATTCTCTCTACGTTTAGAAGGACTCGGTGATTATTTTGCTTCTCCTAGGTGCTGCTCTATGCTACACTTGTTTTGCGATTCTGGGGAGTTCCTGTTGCAGCAGTTCCTCATCATTTGCTGCAGCCATTTGGTAAGATTTTTATAGCCCATTGTTCCCCTGATGTTGAAATAATTAACATTGTCTACTCCAATAAACGGGCATCTGAAGCTATTTTGAATGATATTGTTACTTTAACTATCTTTCATTTTTGTCAAATGTGAGATTGTATGTGTAAGTTGGTCATGTATTATCTCCATGTAACACATCCAAGGAGGTACGATTGTCAAGGATATCTGCCTTTCTGGACATTCTACATGTTTGAATCAGGATATTGTTAATGTGAACTAGAAAGCCTGATCTTTAATATTGGCatctgaaattatttttaatattgttGTTACTTTGACTTCAAATATCTTTCAATGTATCAAATTTGAGAAAGATTATCTTGATAAGTTGGTCATTGATTATCCAAGCAGGCATGTTCCAATTTTTCCTCAAGAATCTCTGCTTTGTTTGGGCATTCTACTATTGTCAATGAGCACTCTTAAGTGTAACCCTGTGCAATTTTGAGCCTCGTTGGTAATTGATTGAAAATTGCTAGAATAAAAATACTTGCATAAGTTGTATaatattgtatgcttaatttgttATTTAGTTGTAAAGACTTGCTTCAAACAAATTCAAACTTAAGGCAATTGTCCGATTGTGCTGATTACAATGATACGATGGCTGTGTTCTTGTATTGGAGATCTAAACTGTAGGATCGGAGAGATTATCTTATGAAGAAATTTACATTAGAGGAACTAGAAAGGATGTGAGATTCTAAAGACCATTCTTTTCTTTGCCCATTgacttttcaaaaattatattcctACCTACTCAACATCAGAATATAAAGTTTTATTTCATGTTGATTGATAGCAATAATTCATCCACTTAGTGCAGAGGTAAAATCAGGCCCAATTTGGTTTATAAAAACTTGATCTGaacatcatatatttttattcaaatcatcTTGTTCTGGATGAATATTTCAAGGATAGTCACCTCTATTTtctaccaaaaattttaaaaaagttgTGTTGAGCAAATTATTGATGTTTGTTTTCTTATTCCTTTTTCCATCTCCCTTCTATTCTGTCATCATACTTGGTTTACAGTATGTCCATTACATCTAGCAGTTGCCCTCAAGGCCTCCAGCGTCAAAGATTGATGTTTTTGTCTTGTTTTGGCAGGCAAGATATTGTCCTGGAGAGCTGGAAATTCTGCTACAGGTCAAATCATGGTATATTCATTACCTGAGTTGTGCATCAAAACACGATGacttgatgaatttttttttccatgACTTTGCGCTGTTTCATGGATCACAATACAGGTTGGGATAGTTCCCTGGCTGATTTTAACTTCTCGTGTCAGCAAATTCTTGTGGCaaaaactctcaaaaggatttctCAATTATTAATTCTTGAAATGACTTTGCCCAATCTAAGATTATAATTCGGTATGTAGATTATTTACAGTAGTTGCTTCAGTATTCCAGATACATAGTCTTTTTATGCATCTAATTCATTACCTTCTCTTATACAGGCAGTTTTGTTAAGTTCATAGTATATGTGAATAAGGAAACTGAAGAAAAATAGAAGGCTGGATGACATGCGTTAGAAATTTCAAGCAGCATTGTATCATTAGGTCAGCGCATAATTACCAAAGAAACCAAAGCTCCGCTCTATTCTGCTTCAAGAATTTTGATCAGAAGTGCACACACGTTGTGTGAAGATTGTTTCAAGATTGTTTTTGTTATTTGTTCATCTTATAATTTGTTCAACTCTGCCATGTAAACACTTGATATTATGGAccatttatttttatgtcaacttGGATTTGGTGCCCCC
This genomic stretch from Musa acuminata AAA Group cultivar baxijiao chromosome BXJ3-9, Cavendish_Baxijiao_AAA, whole genome shotgun sequence harbors:
- the LOC135649295 gene encoding protein GET1-like; protein product: MNGGTSGSGSGSGLLSPLFIFFLVVVLQTLDGLLDFVKRKGMHSAEEVQLRKEIKQLLKEASSLSTPSTFAQSAKLRRLAAAKEKELLRKQEEHRKEKSWFYELCGRVLLVIKVLLYATLVLRFWGVPVAAVPHHLLQPFGKILSWRAGNSATGQIMVGIVPWLILTSRVSKFLWQKLSKGFLNY